In Anaerolineae bacterium, one genomic interval encodes:
- a CDS encoding heme ABC transporter ATP-binding protein, which translates to MDKPQRQQHAGGDRLLQAEGVSCQLGDVEILRQVTFQLAAGELVGLVGPNGAGKSTLLRVLGGLLTTGVQGRIALLGRPLSTYSPREVARLIAHVPQATALDFPFTVRDIVLMGRSPYLGRFQLEGPRDRTIAEWAMRTADVLPFGGRLVSTLSGGERQRVLIARALAQEPAILLLDEPTSNLDIKHQLALLEMVRSLAHRDGLGVVAAIHDLPLAARFCDRIVLLTQGRVVAAGRPDQVFTPARLAQVFGVEVSVEREPTTGYLRLYPLRPAS; encoded by the coding sequence ATGGACAAACCGCAACGCCAACAACACGCCGGTGGGGATCGGTTACTCCAGGCAGAAGGGGTCTCATGCCAGCTGGGAGATGTTGAGATTCTGCGGCAGGTGACCTTTCAACTGGCAGCGGGGGAACTGGTCGGGCTGGTAGGGCCAAACGGCGCTGGCAAATCGACGTTGCTCAGGGTGCTGGGTGGTCTGCTGACCACAGGAGTACAGGGCCGTATCGCATTGCTGGGCCGTCCGCTGAGTACCTATAGCCCGCGCGAGGTTGCCCGGCTGATCGCCCATGTGCCACAGGCCACCGCCCTGGACTTTCCGTTCACTGTACGGGATATCGTGCTGATGGGACGCAGCCCTTACCTGGGACGTTTTCAGCTGGAAGGGCCGCGCGACCGGACGATCGCAGAGTGGGCGATGCGCACCGCCGATGTGCTTCCGTTCGGTGGGCGGCTGGTCAGCACGTTGAGCGGCGGCGAACGCCAGCGTGTCCTGATTGCGCGGGCGCTGGCCCAGGAACCGGCTATCCTGTTGCTGGATGAGCCGACCAGCAACCTGGACATCAAACACCAGCTGGCCCTGCTGGAGATGGTGCGCTCCCTGGCTCATCGTGATGGCCTGGGTGTAGTGGCTGCGATTCACGATCTGCCGCTGGCGGCGCGTTTTTGCGACCGGATCGTGTTGCTCACCCAGGGGCGTGTTGTGGCAGCAGGGCGGCCGGATCAGGTGTTTACACCGGCGCGGCTGGCCCAGGTCTTTGGTGTTGAGGTGAGCGTGGAACGGGAGCCAACGACGGGGTATCTCCGGTTGTATCCACTGCGGCCGGCTTCCTGA
- a CDS encoding pyruvate, phosphate dikinase, with translation MTKKWVYLFEEGNAKMRDLLGGKGAGLAEMTNLGLPVPPGFTCTTEACLEYLNNNNTLPEGLWEQVLEGMEKLGKKMGRKFGDPNNPLLVSVRSGAKFSMPGMMDTILNLGLNDESVHALAAKADERFAWDAYRRLVQMFSKVVLDVEGHLFEEIISRIKQEEGVKTDPEISAAGWQKAVAEFKAVTKRETGIDFPQDPWKQLQLAIEAVFKSWNGKRAVDYRNATGISHKLGTAVNVQAMVFGNVGNDSGSGVAFTRNPSTGEKDFFGEYLFNAQGEDVVSGARTPTEVHKLKEEAPAAWEALMNVARILEQHYREMQDMEFTIENGKLYMLQTRNGKRTAAAAVKIAVDMVNEGLITKEEAVSRIEHFQIDQLLHPRFDPEALKKAVKLTKGLNASPGAAVGEVYFDADTAEKKAKEEGKAVVLVRPETTPDDVHGMLAAKGILTQHGGATSHAAVVARQLGKPCVAGAEEIKIDLKARQFTVKGVTIKEGDVISVDGATGEVYQGAIPTVAPNFDEQTDLKTILEWADQIRKLQVWANADDPQQAARARSYGAQGIGLCRTEHMFLGERTEKFQEAILAETPEEFDRVLNEVLLPLQREDFYGIFKVMDGLPVIIRLLDPPLHEFLPSQIELTEEVARMEGAGQTNTPEYAKKKKLLAAVNNMHEFNPMLGLRGCRLGIVMPGLNKMQVRAIFEAACDAAKEGVVVKPEVMIPLTAHVNELKHIQPLLEEVAEQVMAEKGIRVEYKFGTMIEVPRAALTAGEIATVAQFFSFGTNDLTQMTFGISRDDAERKFLLRYADEGDLNILPKNPFQTLDEEGVGKLIFMAVEEGRKTRPELEVGICGEHGGDPASIDLCHRAGLNYVSCSPFRVPIARLSAAHAAIKNR, from the coding sequence ATGACGAAGAAATGGGTATATCTCTTTGAAGAAGGTAATGCCAAGATGCGGGACCTCCTGGGAGGCAAGGGGGCCGGCCTGGCTGAGATGACCAACCTGGGCCTGCCCGTGCCGCCTGGGTTTACCTGCACCACCGAGGCCTGCCTAGAGTACCTGAACAACAATAACACCCTGCCGGAAGGTCTGTGGGAGCAGGTACTGGAAGGCATGGAGAAGCTGGGCAAGAAGATGGGGCGCAAGTTCGGCGACCCCAACAATCCGCTGCTGGTGTCCGTCCGTTCTGGCGCCAAGTTCTCCATGCCTGGCATGATGGACACGATCCTCAACCTGGGCCTCAACGATGAATCGGTGCATGCGCTGGCCGCCAAAGCCGATGAGCGTTTTGCCTGGGATGCCTACCGTCGCCTGGTGCAGATGTTCAGCAAAGTCGTGCTGGATGTCGAAGGCCACCTGTTTGAGGAGATCATCTCCCGGATCAAGCAGGAAGAGGGCGTCAAGACCGATCCGGAAATCTCCGCCGCGGGCTGGCAGAAGGCTGTCGCCGAATTCAAGGCGGTGACCAAGCGCGAGACCGGCATTGACTTCCCCCAGGACCCCTGGAAGCAACTCCAGCTGGCGATTGAAGCCGTGTTCAAGTCCTGGAATGGCAAGCGCGCTGTGGACTACCGTAATGCCACCGGCATCTCCCACAAGCTCGGTACGGCGGTGAATGTCCAGGCGATGGTCTTTGGCAACGTGGGCAATGACTCCGGCTCCGGCGTTGCCTTTACCCGCAACCCCTCCACTGGTGAGAAGGACTTCTTCGGCGAGTACCTGTTCAACGCGCAGGGCGAGGATGTGGTCTCCGGCGCCCGTACGCCAACCGAAGTCCACAAACTGAAGGAAGAAGCGCCTGCCGCCTGGGAAGCGCTGATGAATGTTGCCCGGATTCTGGAGCAGCACTACCGCGAAATGCAGGACATGGAGTTCACCATCGAGAATGGCAAGCTGTACATGCTCCAGACCCGCAATGGCAAGCGTACAGCGGCTGCCGCGGTGAAGATCGCGGTGGACATGGTGAACGAGGGCCTGATCACCAAGGAAGAGGCGGTCTCCCGTATCGAGCACTTCCAGATCGATCAGCTGCTGCATCCGCGTTTTGACCCCGAGGCGCTCAAGAAGGCTGTCAAGCTGACCAAGGGTCTGAATGCTTCGCCCGGAGCAGCCGTGGGTGAGGTCTACTTCGACGCCGATACCGCTGAGAAGAAGGCCAAGGAAGAAGGCAAGGCGGTTGTTCTGGTTCGTCCGGAAACCACGCCCGATGACGTGCATGGCATGCTGGCGGCCAAGGGTATCCTGACCCAGCATGGCGGCGCGACCAGCCATGCGGCTGTGGTGGCCCGTCAGCTGGGCAAGCCCTGCGTGGCCGGCGCTGAGGAGATCAAGATCGATCTCAAGGCGCGCCAGTTCACGGTGAAGGGCGTGACGATCAAAGAGGGTGATGTGATCTCGGTCGATGGCGCGACTGGCGAAGTGTACCAGGGCGCTATCCCGACGGTCGCCCCGAACTTCGACGAGCAGACCGATCTCAAGACCATCCTGGAATGGGCCGATCAGATCCGCAAGCTCCAGGTGTGGGCCAACGCGGACGATCCGCAGCAGGCTGCCCGCGCCCGCAGCTATGGCGCTCAGGGCATCGGCCTGTGCCGTACCGAGCACATGTTCCTCGGTGAGCGTACCGAGAAGTTCCAGGAAGCCATCCTGGCCGAGACGCCGGAGGAGTTCGACCGCGTCCTCAACGAGGTGCTCCTGCCGCTCCAGCGCGAGGACTTCTACGGTATCTTCAAGGTGATGGATGGTCTACCGGTGATCATCCGTTTGCTTGACCCGCCGCTGCACGAGTTCCTGCCTTCGCAGATCGAGCTGACCGAAGAGGTCGCCCGCATGGAAGGCGCTGGCCAGACCAATACGCCGGAGTATGCCAAGAAGAAGAAGCTGCTGGCGGCTGTCAACAATATGCATGAGTTCAACCCCATGCTGGGCCTGCGTGGCTGCCGCCTGGGCATCGTCATGCCCGGCCTGAACAAGATGCAGGTGCGCGCCATCTTTGAGGCGGCCTGCGACGCGGCCAAGGAAGGTGTGGTGGTCAAGCCAGAGGTCATGATCCCGCTGACCGCTCATGTGAACGAACTGAAGCATATCCAGCCGCTGCTGGAAGAAGTGGCCGAGCAGGTCATGGCCGAGAAGGGCATCCGTGTCGAGTACAAGTTCGGCACGATGATCGAGGTCCCGCGGGCGGCCCTGACTGCCGGCGAGATCGCGACAGTGGCCCAGTTCTTCAGCTTTGGCACCAACGACCTGACGCAGATGACGTTCGGGATCAGCCGCGACGACGCTGAGCGCAAGTTCCTGCTGCGCTATGCGGATGAAGGTGACCTGAACATCCTGCCCAAGAACCCCTTCCAGACACTGGATGAGGAAGGCGTCGGGAAGCTGATCTTCATGGCTGTGGAGGAGGGCCGTAAGACCCGTCCTGAGCTGGAAGTCGGCATCTGCGGCGAGCACGGCGGCGATCCGGCGTCGATCGACCTATGCCATCGTGCCGGCCTCAACTATGTGAGCTGCTCGCCGTTCCGCGTTCCGATCGCACGCCTGTCGGCGGCTCACGCCGCGATCAAGAATCGCTAA
- the pckA gene encoding phosphoenolpyruvate carboxykinase (ATP) encodes MPNRSTYGLGNHGFTNLEREYWNLTTPALYEQIVRFREGVLAHHGPIVVRTGQHTGRSPRDKFIVDEPSTSQDIWWGDVNRPIDAAHFAGLKQRLLAYFQNRAAFVQDMYVGRDPAYRLPVRIITETAWHSLFARNMFSLPAPDALITHVPEYTVINAPSFHALPQLDNVNSSAFILISFAERLILIGGTSYAGEIKKSLFSVMNYLMPLRGVLPMHCSANYGENEDDVAIFFGLSGTGKTTLSADSTRTLIGDDEHGWSETGIFNFEGGCYAKVIRLDPAGEPEIYQATRRFGTILENVVIDQDSRRVDLNDSTHTENTRASYPLSHIPNASSTGMAGHPRYVIFLTADAFGVLPPVSRLTPEQAQYHFLSGYTARVAGTEKGMGEEPQATFSACFGAPFMVHPPQRYAQMLAERLARHKSQVWLVNTGWTGGPYGVGQRMALGYTRAMIRAILSGELEGVAMRLDPIFGLQVPQHVPGVPEDILDPRLTWADGDAYDRQAVHLAGLFHKNFARFAADVPAEVRAAGPVIASGE; translated from the coding sequence ATGCCCAACAGAAGCACTTACGGGCTGGGGAATCACGGATTTACCAATCTGGAGCGCGAATACTGGAATCTGACGACCCCCGCGCTCTACGAGCAGATTGTGCGCTTCCGCGAGGGTGTGCTGGCCCATCATGGGCCGATCGTCGTCCGCACCGGCCAGCACACCGGCCGCTCGCCCCGGGACAAGTTCATCGTTGATGAGCCGTCTACATCCCAGGATATCTGGTGGGGGGATGTCAACCGACCGATCGATGCGGCGCACTTTGCCGGGCTGAAGCAGCGCCTGCTAGCCTACTTTCAGAACCGGGCAGCCTTTGTGCAGGATATGTATGTCGGGCGCGACCCGGCGTACCGGCTGCCCGTGCGCATCATCACCGAAACAGCCTGGCATAGCTTATTTGCCCGCAATATGTTCAGCCTGCCGGCGCCCGATGCACTGATCACCCACGTGCCAGAATATACGGTTATCAACGCGCCGTCATTCCATGCGCTTCCCCAACTGGATAACGTCAACTCGTCGGCTTTCATCCTGATCAGCTTCGCGGAACGGTTGATCTTGATCGGCGGGACGAGCTACGCCGGAGAGATCAAGAAGTCCCTCTTCAGTGTGATGAACTACCTGATGCCCCTGCGCGGCGTATTGCCCATGCATTGCTCCGCCAACTATGGCGAGAACGAGGACGATGTGGCGATCTTCTTCGGCCTCTCCGGCACGGGCAAGACCACACTATCCGCCGATTCCACCCGCACGCTGATCGGCGATGACGAACATGGCTGGTCAGAGACGGGCATCTTCAATTTCGAAGGGGGGTGTTACGCCAAAGTGATCCGCCTCGACCCGGCTGGCGAGCCGGAGATCTACCAGGCCACCCGCCGCTTCGGCACCATCCTGGAAAATGTTGTCATCGACCAGGACAGCCGGCGGGTTGACCTGAATGATAGCACCCACACGGAAAATACCCGCGCCTCCTATCCCCTCAGCCATATCCCTAACGCTTCCAGCACAGGCATGGCCGGTCATCCCCGTTATGTCATCTTCCTGACCGCGGACGCTTTTGGCGTGCTGCCGCCGGTTAGCCGCCTGACGCCGGAACAAGCCCAGTATCACTTCCTTTCCGGCTATACGGCCAGAGTAGCCGGTACGGAGAAAGGCATGGGGGAAGAACCGCAGGCTACCTTCAGCGCTTGTTTTGGGGCGCCGTTCATGGTGCATCCCCCACAGCGCTATGCCCAGATGCTGGCTGAGCGATTAGCCCGGCATAAATCGCAGGTCTGGCTGGTCAATACCGGCTGGACGGGCGGCCCGTATGGGGTAGGGCAACGCATGGCACTGGGGTACACACGGGCGATGATCCGCGCCATTCTGAGCGGCGAACTGGAAGGCGTAGCGATGCGGCTAGACCCGATTTTCGGGTTGCAGGTGCCGCAGCACGTCCCCGGTGTTCCGGAAGATATCCTTGACCCGCGCCTGACCTGGGCGGACGGGGATGCTTACGATCGCCAGGCGGTGCATCTGGCGGGGCTGTTCCACAAGAACTTCGCTCGCTTTGCGGCGGATGTACCGGCGGAGGTCAGGGCTGCCGGGCCAGTGATAGCCTCCGGGGAGTAA
- the rbsK gene encoding ribokinase: MDKPRIVVLGSYNTDLVTFSPRIPQPGETILGSGFKTGPGGKGSNQAVAAARVGAAVTFVGRIGRDMFGEMALKVWQEAGIATDYVIQDGEAPTGVATIIVDDHGENIIVVASGANWRVSPADVERAESAIAASRVFLTQLETPPDAVRRGLQIARQHGVTTILNPAPGQPLTPDLLALVDIITPNQTEAAIITGVSSVNATEACAALRAHGANTVVMTLGSEGVLLYNDSGPQHFPAFRVDKVVDTTGAGDAFNGGLAVALAEGRPLAEAIRFASATGAISVTRPGATESMPTRAEVEAFLRR; encoded by the coding sequence ATGGACAAACCGCGTATCGTTGTCCTGGGCAGCTACAACACTGATCTGGTGACTTTCAGCCCGCGCATCCCCCAGCCTGGCGAAACCATCCTGGGCAGCGGATTCAAAACCGGCCCCGGCGGCAAAGGGTCCAACCAGGCTGTGGCCGCGGCACGGGTCGGCGCAGCGGTGACTTTTGTCGGGCGCATCGGGCGTGATATGTTTGGTGAGATGGCGCTCAAAGTCTGGCAGGAAGCCGGGATCGCAACCGACTACGTGATCCAGGACGGCGAGGCCCCCACCGGCGTCGCCACGATCATTGTTGATGATCATGGCGAGAACATCATTGTCGTAGCCTCAGGAGCCAACTGGCGCGTCTCCCCCGCCGATGTCGAGCGTGCTGAATCGGCCATCGCCGCCTCGCGGGTCTTCTTGACCCAGCTGGAGACGCCGCCGGATGCCGTCCGCCGCGGCCTGCAGATCGCCCGCCAGCACGGGGTCACCACTATCCTGAACCCCGCCCCGGGCCAACCGCTCACGCCTGACCTGCTGGCCCTGGTAGACATCATCACCCCCAATCAGACCGAGGCAGCCATCATCACCGGTGTTTCCAGCGTCAACGCCACGGAAGCTTGCGCCGCGCTCCGCGCCCATGGGGCCAACACCGTGGTCATGACGCTTGGCAGCGAAGGCGTGTTGCTCTACAACGACAGCGGGCCACAGCACTTCCCGGCATTCAGGGTAGATAAGGTTGTGGATACCACCGGGGCCGGGGACGCCTTCAATGGCGGGCTGGCCGTCGCGCTGGCGGAGGGGAGACCGCTGGCGGAGGCGATCCGCTTTGCCAGTGCCACCGGCGCGATCAGCGTCACCCGGCCAGGAGCCACCGAATCCATGCCCACCCGCGCCGAAGTGGAAGCCTTCCTGCGGCGCTAA
- a CDS encoding ABC transporter substrate-binding protein yields MKALRIVILLSFVTLIAAISLPQPAQAQSGQWPRTIIDAAGQPVTLDAPPTRIASVTIASDEILLSLLEPERLIGVTTLADDPGISNVASRAALVPHRLTADPELLISLEPDLIIVASWTDPAVVQQLRDAGLTVFLMPAPVGLEPIAEAVRMLGELVGEEAEAEALVTAMQAQIAAVSEAVAGVEPVQVLFLTPGNYTSGTPSTIAEVIAAAGGIDIAAEAGASQYDPLGDEFILEQDPDVILLTGWTPWDPGFAETFRQNPAYADLQAVRTNRVYVVNDAHLSTTSHFIAEGVADVAAFLYPDRYPAYPLTVTDALGQQVTLPARPEAIVSLTLGTDELLAALLADEPGRVAALSHLADASGISNLAATALLTAFTPTRVEADPEQIIALEPDLVLAATFTDEAVRQQLTAAGIPVIAVGDFTSVPAMLDNITWLGQVLGVRATAQRLVGDLTDRLEAIAGQTAILEQRKSLIYLATDNWIAGCQTTLDDMISRAGGVNAACAAGLDGWKQVDAETLLTLDPEVIVLSSWVDITAWQADPAVQGLTAVREGRVSVGNDAHLSAVSHYIVDGVEDLFAILYPELAGS; encoded by the coding sequence ATGAAAGCCTTACGCATCGTCATTCTGCTGTCCTTCGTTACTCTGATCGCGGCAATCAGCCTGCCGCAGCCAGCCCAGGCCCAGAGCGGCCAGTGGCCGCGCACGATCATCGACGCGGCAGGCCAGCCGGTCACGCTGGACGCCCCGCCAACCCGGATCGCCAGCGTCACTATCGCTTCCGATGAAATCCTGCTCTCGCTACTGGAACCGGAGCGCCTGATCGGCGTCACAACCCTGGCCGACGATCCTGGGATCAGCAACGTAGCCTCCAGAGCTGCGCTGGTACCGCACCGGCTCACCGCCGATCCTGAGTTGCTGATCAGCCTGGAGCCAGACCTCATCATTGTCGCCAGCTGGACAGACCCCGCCGTTGTGCAGCAGTTGCGCGATGCCGGGCTGACCGTTTTTCTGATGCCCGCTCCTGTTGGCCTGGAACCGATTGCGGAGGCCGTGCGAATGTTGGGTGAACTGGTCGGCGAAGAGGCGGAAGCTGAGGCGCTGGTCACGGCGATGCAGGCGCAAATCGCCGCTGTCAGCGAAGCAGTCGCCGGAGTCGAACCGGTGCAAGTGCTCTTCCTGACGCCGGGCAACTACACCAGCGGGACGCCTTCTACCATCGCCGAAGTTATTGCCGCAGCCGGCGGAATCGACATTGCGGCAGAGGCCGGCGCCTCCCAGTACGACCCGCTCGGCGATGAATTCATCCTGGAACAGGACCCTGACGTCATTCTCCTGACCGGCTGGACACCCTGGGACCCTGGATTCGCCGAGACTTTCCGTCAGAACCCTGCCTACGCAGATTTACAGGCCGTCCGCACCAACCGGGTCTATGTAGTCAATGACGCTCACCTCTCCACCACCAGCCACTTCATCGCTGAAGGCGTCGCCGATGTCGCGGCCTTCCTCTACCCTGATCGCTACCCGGCCTATCCGCTGACCGTCACCGACGCTCTGGGGCAGCAGGTCACGCTGCCCGCCCGCCCGGAGGCCATCGTCAGCCTCACCCTTGGCACTGATGAACTGCTGGCCGCCCTGCTCGCTGATGAACCGGGGCGCGTAGCCGCCCTGAGCCATCTGGCAGATGCCTCTGGCATCAGCAACCTGGCCGCGACAGCGCTGCTCACCGCTTTCACCCCGACCCGCGTGGAGGCCGATCCGGAACAGATCATCGCCCTGGAACCCGACCTCGTCCTGGCCGCTACGTTCACTGATGAAGCGGTGCGCCAGCAGCTTACCGCTGCGGGCATCCCGGTGATCGCCGTCGGCGATTTCACCAGCGTCCCGGCCATGCTGGACAACATCACCTGGCTGGGACAGGTTCTGGGCGTTCGGGCCACTGCCCAGCGCCTAGTCGGCGATCTCACCGATCGCCTGGAGGCTATCGCTGGACAAACCGCTATCCTGGAACAGCGCAAAAGCCTGATCTACCTCGCCACGGACAACTGGATTGCCGGTTGCCAGACAACGCTGGATGACATGATCAGCCGTGCCGGGGGTGTCAATGCCGCCTGCGCCGCCGGGCTTGACGGCTGGAAACAGGTGGACGCAGAAACCCTGCTCACGCTCGACCCGGAGGTTATCGTCCTGTCCAGTTGGGTGGACATCACGGCATGGCAGGCCGATCCTGCTGTGCAGGGGTTGACCGCCGTCCGCGAGGGGCGGGTCAGCGTCGGCAATGATGCGCACCTCAGCGCCGTCAGCCACTACATTGTGGATGGGGTGGAAGACCTGTTTGCCATCCTGTACCCCGAACTCGCCGGGTCATAA
- a CDS encoding iron ABC transporter permease gives MFSHHAETSPAFWLADRPVRQRLIIVSGALLILLVLAVIFSVSSGSSAIPAGDVARILLARLGIPGLGEFPEAQVRIVVMVRLPRALVGIFVGAALAIAGATMQGIFRNPLADPGIIGVSAGGGLGAVIALTSGLAAGSLWALPLAAFIGGMVAVTIVYTLSLVNGRTQIPTLLLAGVAVNSFMGAVTSAILLLGAEFGEVQAILTWLVGGLRGRGSEHLNVLILPVLTGILLLTAFSRDLNLLLLGEETAQGLGVNVARTRVILLALASLLTGAAVSVAGGVGFVGLIVPHALRLIIGPDHRVLLPASALGGATLLVVCDTIARLALQPAELQVGLITALLGAPFFLFLLWRNRRQFVSL, from the coding sequence TTGTTTTCTCATCATGCAGAAACCTCTCCCGCCTTCTGGCTGGCTGACCGTCCCGTCAGGCAGCGACTGATCATCGTCAGTGGAGCGCTGTTGATCCTGCTGGTGCTGGCAGTGATCTTCTCCGTCAGCAGTGGCTCATCAGCCATCCCTGCCGGCGATGTTGCCCGCATCCTGCTGGCCCGACTCGGCATCCCCGGTCTGGGCGAATTTCCCGAAGCTCAGGTGCGTATCGTGGTCATGGTCCGGCTGCCCCGCGCCCTGGTGGGTATCTTTGTCGGCGCTGCGCTGGCCATTGCCGGGGCAACCATGCAGGGTATCTTCCGCAACCCGCTGGCCGATCCCGGCATCATTGGCGTCAGCGCCGGCGGTGGGCTGGGCGCGGTGATCGCCCTGACCAGCGGTCTGGCAGCGGGTAGCCTGTGGGCGCTGCCTCTGGCCGCTTTCATCGGTGGCATGGTTGCCGTCACTATCGTCTACACCCTTTCGCTGGTCAATGGCCGCACCCAGATTCCCACCCTGTTGCTGGCTGGGGTGGCCGTTAACTCGTTTATGGGGGCCGTCACCTCTGCCATCCTGCTGCTTGGCGCTGAATTCGGAGAGGTACAGGCCATCCTCACCTGGCTGGTGGGTGGCCTGCGCGGGCGCGGCAGCGAGCACCTCAATGTACTGATCTTGCCAGTCCTGACCGGCATCTTGTTGCTGACGGCCTTCAGCCGTGACCTGAACCTGCTGTTGCTGGGGGAGGAAACAGCGCAGGGCCTGGGAGTCAACGTCGCCCGCACACGGGTAATCCTGCTGGCCCTGGCCTCATTGTTGACAGGTGCCGCGGTCAGCGTGGCAGGCGGGGTCGGTTTTGTGGGCCTGATCGTGCCTCATGCCCTGCGCCTGATCATCGGTCCTGACCACCGTGTGCTGTTGCCAGCCAGCGCGCTTGGCGGCGCAACGTTGCTGGTTGTCTGTGACACAATCGCTCGCCTGGCCCTGCAACCCGCCGAACTGCAGGTCGGCCTGATCACCGCCCTGCTGGGCGCACCTTTCTTCCTGTTTTTGCTCTGGCGCAACCGCCGCCAGTTCGTTTCGCTGTAG
- a CDS encoding amylosucrase, whose amino-acid sequence MGDDAWVIREAQVSLERLLPRLQPEVPDRADWQAFERRLRLQFPRLFRLLLHLYGWRYDFFYHLEQILLGAARMYRERPAELKALDIQREADPLWFQRESMMGGVCYVDRFAGTLQGVRERIPYFQELGLTYLHLMPLFLAPAENNDGGYAVSSYREVNPSLGSMHDLRALATDLRRHWISLVLDFVFNHTSNEHEWAQRALAGEERYQAYYLMFDDRTLPDQYERHLREIFPEQDPGSFTYLPQINKWVWTTFRHFQWDLNYANPEVFGAMLQEMLFLANQGVEVLRLDAVAFVWKQMGTTCENLPEAHMIIQAFNALAQVVAPAMVFKSEAIVHPDFVAQYIGWEECPLSYNPTLMNLLWEALATREVRLLRHSMIKRLPIPADCAWVNYVRCHDDIGWSFADEDAAELDINGFDHRQFLNDFYTGRFPGSFASGLPFNYNPRTRDMRISGMAASLAGLEQALQRADPLLIEHAVRRILLIHSIILSIGGIPLLYLGDELGTINDYRYRQNPAIADDSRWVHRPVFDWQRAAERTDPATLTGRIFQTLTRLIAVRKVCPALANGQTECFDTGNPHVFGYVRQGRVLALANFSEHSQPVAPTVLAQHWSIPRRVVNLVTGQLQPIGEILELEAYQFLWLAEADATGQQVP is encoded by the coding sequence ATGGGTGATGATGCCTGGGTGATCCGTGAGGCGCAGGTCAGTCTGGAACGTCTGCTGCCACGCCTGCAGCCGGAAGTTCCAGATCGTGCTGACTGGCAGGCCTTTGAGCGGCGGCTGCGCCTGCAGTTCCCGCGACTGTTCCGGTTGTTGCTGCATCTTTACGGGTGGCGGTACGACTTCTTCTACCATCTGGAGCAAATCCTGCTGGGCGCGGCGCGGATGTATCGTGAACGCCCGGCAGAACTGAAAGCCCTGGATATTCAGCGAGAAGCTGATCCGCTGTGGTTCCAGCGCGAATCGATGATGGGCGGCGTATGCTATGTGGATCGGTTCGCCGGTACGTTACAGGGCGTCCGTGAACGTATCCCTTACTTTCAGGAACTCGGATTGACGTATCTGCACCTGATGCCTCTCTTCCTGGCTCCGGCGGAAAACAACGATGGCGGCTATGCGGTCAGCAGTTATCGGGAAGTCAACCCATCGCTGGGCAGCATGCACGATCTGCGCGCGCTGGCGACCGACCTTCGCCGTCATTGGATCAGCCTGGTGCTCGATTTTGTCTTCAACCATACCTCTAATGAGCACGAATGGGCACAGCGGGCGCTGGCCGGGGAGGAACGCTACCAGGCCTACTACCTGATGTTCGATGACCGCACGTTGCCGGATCAGTATGAGCGCCATCTGCGTGAAATCTTCCCGGAGCAGGACCCCGGCAGTTTCACCTACCTGCCGCAGATCAACAAGTGGGTGTGGACGACCTTCCGGCACTTTCAGTGGGACCTGAATTACGCCAACCCAGAAGTCTTCGGGGCGATGCTGCAGGAGATGTTGTTCCTGGCCAACCAGGGGGTGGAAGTCCTGAGGCTGGACGCTGTGGCCTTTGTGTGGAAGCAGATGGGCACCACCTGCGAGAATCTGCCGGAAGCGCATATGATCATCCAGGCGTTCAACGCCCTGGCTCAGGTGGTTGCGCCGGCGATGGTTTTCAAGTCGGAAGCGATTGTGCATCCCGACTTTGTGGCTCAGTATATTGGCTGGGAGGAGTGCCCACTTTCCTACAATCCTACGCTGATGAATCTGCTCTGGGAAGCGCTGGCCACCCGTGAGGTGCGCCTGCTGCGGCATTCGATGATCAAACGCCTGCCGATCCCGGCTGATTGCGCCTGGGTGAACTATGTGCGCTGCCATGATGATATTGGCTGGAGTTTTGCCGATGAGGATGCCGCCGAACTGGACATCAACGGCTTCGACCACCGGCAGTTTCTCAACGATTTCTACACAGGCCGGTTTCCGGGCAGTTTCGCCAGCGGACTGCCGTTCAACTACAATCCGCGCACGCGGGACATGCGGATATCGGGCATGGCGGCATCGCTGGCTGGTCTGGAGCAGGCCCTGCAACGCGCTGATCCCCTGCTGATCGAGCACGCCGTGCGGCGTATCCTGCTGATTCACAGCATTATCCTCAGCATTGGCGGCATCCCCCTGCTTTACCTGGGGGATGAACTGGGCACGATCAACGACTATCGCTACCGGCAGAATCCGGCCATTGCCGATGATAGCCGCTGGGTACACCGGCCAGTCTTTGACTGGCAGCGGGCCGCCGAACGCACCGATCCGGCGACATTGACCGGACGCATCTTTCAGACACTCACACGCCTGATTGCGGTGCGCAAAGTATGCCCGGCCCTTGCTAATGGCCAGACCGAGTGCTTCGATACTGGTAATCCCCATGTTTTCGGGTATGTGCGGCAGGGCAGGGTGCTGGCGCTGGCGAACTTCTCTGAGCATTCCCAGCCAGTAGCGCCAACAGTGCTGGCGCAACACTGGTCGATTCCCCGGCGCGTGGTGAACCTGGTCACTGGTCAGCTTCAGCCCATCGGCGAGATTCTGGAGCTGGAGGCGTACCAGTTTCTGTGGCTGGCTGAGGCGGATGCAACGGGTCAGCAGGTGCCATAA